Below is a window of 'Nostoc azollae' 0708 DNA.
TGCAAAAGGAAAAATTTAAAATCCACTCCATTTGTTTAGTCAAAAATGAAGTTGATATTATTGGATTCTGTTTAGAACAAGCTTGTCAGTGGTCTGATTATATCTACGTTTATGATGGTGAAAGCACAGATGGTACTTGGGAAAAAGTTCTGTCAATGCAGAATGGACAAATTATTCCCTGGAAGCAAGATGGGAAAGTCTTTCAAGAATCCCTCAGAGGTGAAGTATTCAATGCTTTCAAGCATCAAGCGAAGCCAGGTGATTGGTGGTGTCATCTTGATGCTGATGAATTTTATCTCAAGTCTCCTCGTGAATTTCTGGCTAACGTTAGTCAGTTTAATCACGTTGTTTGGGGAATGGCTATCGAATACTACCTAACTGATAAAGATATTAATTCCCTAGATTTTAGTCAACCAATCTCGGAAATATTATTATCACTAAAGTTTTACAAAATTGAGAATTCTGAACCTAGATTTTTCAGACATCGTGATGGTTTAATTTGGGATATTGGTTCATGGCCAAAACATATAGGCGTAGTTAATAAAGAACGTATTTTATATAAGCATTATAAATACAGAACTCCTGAACAAATTCAGAAAAGATTGGATACTCGCCGTCTTGCTAGAGAACGGGGTTTTCCTGGTTGGGATCATGCTGTAGAAAAAGATTGGCGAAATAAAATTACCAACTCTCATCAACTAAATTCTGATCAACAAGATGGAAGTTATATTATAGATACAGCCGAACTACCGAATCATTTGGAATCTTGTACCCAAAGAATACTGAAAATATTAATGCATTCTCTCAGAATTTGGACTTAGTTATTATTTGCAACATACAGCATATTGCAGATAAATGAAGTACACAACGAGACTTGCAAAATCTCACACCAACAAGATTTTATTGCTGAATGCTGAATCGCTGCTGTAATTGAGAAATTATAATGAAATTATACTATGCAAACAAAACCAGAAGTTATGTTACCTTTAGTAACTTTGGTGATGATCTCAATGGTTGGCTTTGGCCACAAGTTTTACCCGGAGTTTTTAATGATGATGCTTCTGAAAGCGTATTTGTAGGATTTGGAACACTGCTTAATGAAAATCTACCACAGTTCAAACGTACTGTTATTTTTGGGACTGGTCATGGTTTTGGTAAACTTCCGCAAATAGATGATACTTGGAAAATATATTGTGTCAGAGGTCCCCTGACTGCTGCTGCCTTAAACCTCCC
It encodes the following:
- a CDS encoding glycosyltransferase family 2 protein; its protein translation is MQKEKFKIHSICLVKNEVDIIGFCLEQACQWSDYIYVYDGESTDGTWEKVLSMQNGQIIPWKQDGKVFQESLRGEVFNAFKHQAKPGDWWCHLDADEFYLKSPREFLANVSQFNHVVWGMAIEYYLTDKDINSLDFSQPISEILLSLKFYKIENSEPRFFRHRDGLIWDIGSWPKHIGVVNKERILYKHYKYRTPEQIQKRLDTRRLARERGFPGWDHAVEKDWRNKITNSHQLNSDQQDGSYIIDTAELPNHLESCTQRILKILMHSLRIWT